One stretch of Miscanthus floridulus cultivar M001 chromosome 18, ASM1932011v1, whole genome shotgun sequence DNA includes these proteins:
- the LOC136524626 gene encoding pentatricopeptide repeat-containing protein At3g29230-like, translated as MIAGLAFNGMGKDALESFCQMKRDGFQPTSVTYIAVLTACSHSSLLNEGRLHFNEMRSLHKLHPQVEHYGCMIDLLARSGLLDEAMHLVQTMPMQPNAVIWGSILSACRVHKNIDLARHAAEHLLKLAPEEDAVYVQLYNIYIDSRQWVDAKRIRMLMEEQGVKKTAGYS; from the coding sequence ATGATCGCAGGTCTTGCATTCAATGGGATGGGTAAGGATGCTCTGGAGTCTTTCTGCCAGATGAAGCGTGATGGTTTTCAGCCCACCTCGGTAACCTACATTGCTGTTCTGACTGCATGCAGCCACTCGAGTCTGCTTAATGAAGGTCGTCTGCACTTCAACGAGATGAGATCGTTGCACAAATTACACCCTCAGGTTGAGCATTATGGCTGCATGATAGATTTGCTTGCTCGCAGTGGGCTCTTGGATGAAGCTATGCATCTTGTTCAGACCATGCCAATGCAACCAAATGCCGTCATATGGGGCTCCATCTTGAGTGCTTGCAGAGTCCACAAAAACATTGACCTAGCCCGACATGCTGCGGAGCATCTTCTGAAGTTAGCGCCTGAGGAGGATGCTGTCTATGTCCAGTTGTATAACATATACATAGACTCTAGACAATGGGTAgatgcaaaaagaataaggatGTTGATGGAAGAACAGGGAGTTAAGAAGACGGCAGGGTACAGCTAG